Within Quercus lobata isolate SW786 chromosome 5, ValleyOak3.0 Primary Assembly, whole genome shotgun sequence, the genomic segment ATGATCTTGAcaaattacattaaaatatcTCTTTAACATTCTAAAATCTCGGACACTTGGCTTTATCATAGGCTAACACATGGCATGATCTTGACAAATTGTATGAAAATATCTCTTGGACATTCTAGAACCTTGGACACTTAGGCTTATCATAGGCCACCACACAGCATGATCTTGAAAAATTGCATGAACAAGACCACAACAATTTAAATGTGTATTCATATaacaattaattgaaaattagcATAACATGAAAAAAGAGTATGATCTTGATTGAATTTGGACACgctaaattaaatgaaaaatgaatttcCAAGGAACACACACTTCTCCAGTAAAAATTGTGGGACCAATTCAATTAAGAATGTGTTTGGTATGAGCTTATAAGCTcaacttttagctttttttaatttttatgtataacttttttcccaccttttatcacattttcaatttttttaagatacaaGCATACTTTAGCacactttcaataaaaatttttcaatttcaactaaataagttaaTCCCAAATGGATCCTAAATATGATAATTTAATTAGGAATAATTGGACCCAAAGAATGCGATGACATGCGTTCCCTGGGAAAATCAAGtagtttagaaaattaaaatttgactTTCTAGCATGTACAGGGGCAATTTAAGGGAAAGTAACACAAGTTTGAATGCAATAATGCACATTTTCCATGAAAGATTCAATGAgacaattttcatattttcaattCGCCTAATTCAAGCATGACTTTTGTTCGGGGACAATCAATTTGTAGGGGATTTTATGGTCTTTAATTTAAACTTGGTTAATCCCATAAAATTGATTGCAATCAATAAAAAACACGGTTTAACTATTAAATTCACCAAATCCTTAATTTTAAGCTCactttttcacaaatttttggGTCCGACAAAATACAATTTCGACACCccaataaaatagatttttttaagaGGAAGAAAATTAGATAGCTAGATGGAGTGATGGACCAGGCCATCATCTTACTCTGGGCTAAAGATccacttagagcattcacatcagccagtggaaaattgtataaaattgtgcaaaataaaaaaaggtgaTCATTTTACACAATATGAGCAAAAAAAAGACCCACATCAGATTGGGCAAACTTATGCATAAATGCAAGTTGCTACAGTACCTGTGTAAATATGCACTGATACTGTAGCACtcctatttattattttaatgtttttttttataagtattattttaatgttacaCTGGATAGTATAAAAGCCATCTTTTTcacactttttctctctcctctcactgAGCACAGCCCCATGCCGACAGCTTGTTCTTCCCTGTTTCATTCCGGATTTAATCCTCTCAgcttctctcttcctctggTTCTTTTCAGCTCTTGCCCATTGTCATCATCATCGAAAATTGTGTGATCGGTTTGGAGTTTTTGCAGCACCGTGAGGAGGGTGAATCAATCCGAAGGTATCTCTATCAGGAGCTTGTTCCTCCCTGTTTCATTCCTGAGTTAAtcctctcattttctctcttcctctggtTCTTTTCAGCTCTTGCTCGTTGTTATCATCACTGGAAATTATGTGTTCGGTTTGAAGTTTTTGCAGCACCGTGAGGAGGGTGAATCAATTCGCTTTGGGCAATTTTCTCTAAGAAGGTATGAGTTTTTCTCATTGAGATTTtaggttttcttgtttttttttttgtttttcggTTTCAAGCAATATTCTTAGGAGTttctctaaactaatttttttttaagggtttcttgtttcaaattttttctggtttgggtttttttttagggatttttcGGACACACCCGAATTCCTATTTCTCCCCTGTTTCGGACTGCTTGAACAGAGTATGTATGTTCTTGAGGAAACTTAGAAgtggatataatttttttatgcattatttcaTGGTGGGTTTGTGCATTTAGGAAATGTGGTCTTTGAAGGACGATCCATAACTTTTTGCTATGGGTTTCCTAATTGAACTGAAGGTCAatattacatttaaaaatttgattacTCACGGTAGAATATGGTTGGGATGGTTCAGGTTCTTATAGGAAAATAAGGGTCAAAAAAGAAAGTGGCGAAAATAATGGCAGATGGAAATGAATAATAAGTGTATGTATATTATTAACCATTCCTAAATTCACTATGTCTTGTTTCCTAGGCTACTAATGCACCTCATGTATACAGGCAATGCAACTCATGTATACAgacaataatttcaaatttgctGAAAAGGTAGAGAATTAGAACGCTTtattttgactttatttttattcacCCATCATGGATTTTTCCAAATTTGTCAATTGGATAAGTAATAACACTCACAAAACTATAAGTGAATTTGATTTAGGTGAAAATAAGTGCAATGCTTTCTTTAGTTTAGATTCGAGAAGATGGTTTTCCACTTATCAAGTGATTGACACACCATTAGAATTAAGAACATCTTTTACAAGTTGATGTTAAATAGTTGAGTTGTACTTGTGGtgctggaaaaaaaattatgaccgttgggtcaaaaaaaatatatatatatatatatttccgcGGCGTTCGTCGAAGCCACTATTTCGGCGGCGTTCGTCGGAGTCACTATTTCGGTGGCATTCGCTGGAGCCACTCCGGCAGCGTTCGTCGGAGCTACTATTTCGACGGTTCGGCCATTGGACCTCCACCACAAGCAGCTCCATTGGCCGAGCCACCAGTGTTGGTTGTTtacttaaaatataagtttaaattaaaaaagtatgatcattatggaaaataataaaaaattgatgaagaatgaatattttattgaaatatcttgtaaaatagataaactgatgtgggtgttttgtaaaaatgatggtgtaaaatagaaaaagtagattttttgtgtaaaatagacggaatctTTTCCAccagctgatgtgaatgctcttaggcAGTAAAGAGATAATATGGTCACATCAGCATTAAAAAAGCTGCCCAATGTCCAAAATTGTGGGCTatgtagggttttttttaatgggCAAGTACCTTaggttccctttttttttttttgggtagaaactTAGGTTCCCTTTTAATATTAAGACGTGTGCCTATTTAACTAAGCACGCTAAACAACGTTAAAATTTTGCATGGATTGAGCAGTATTCTTCTCTGTTTCACGAAGTGAAACTCTTGCAACCCCCCTCTTCTATCTCTACTAGAAATCAAGCACCCATACCCTTTTGAAGGGAAATCAAACAATTTTGATAGACTTGCTTTGATAGGAGTGGTGTTGGGCTGGGAATTCGAATCAAAGGTGGAACTCAAGGCTTTGTAAATTGTAAGGTGGGAGACAACATATCGGTAGTTTCCCATACTCGAATCTAGCCCCTTTGATCCATAACAATGGATCTTCTCCATTATACACAAGTTTTGGGTGGTTATGCAAATACACAGGTTCTGGGTTTGAAGATTAATTAGAGTTtaggttcaatttttttaggttaGATGAGAGAATTAGTCAAGAATTACCGATTTAGCattgtaattgataaattcaTGGTTGTAAATGGAGGTTATGCAAACTCACTTCAGTAATTTATCCAATTTAGGGTAtttgttgattttctttttttttcctacaactTCAACCAGTTGGAGAGAGGGTGTCAAGATTCGCTGTCCATGGTTTTTGTTGACATGTTCCAAACCATGGTCACAATGTTTGGTCAATGTGATATCACTTGGAAGAATGAGCCATCAGATCTCTTTCTAAAGGTATATTTTCAAGACTAATGTCCACCTAATCTCTTTCCAAAGATATATTCTCATAAGCCAAGCAATTGGGTGCATGAAAATTCTGCTACTGCTGGTGGATAGGACGAGTTCCACAGTTTGTTACAATCGAAGGTGGTCACTGACAGCTGTTCAAGAGGGTATGGGTGCTTGATTTCTAGCAAAGAGAGGAGTGGATTGGGAGAGTTTTGTTTCTTGAGTTCAATCGAAGTCAAAGAGAATGAACTGTTGGATTTCCTCCGTCCGTGTAAAATTTTAATGCCGTTTAGTGTCTCTCGCTAAGTGCCACAtgtcttattatatatatatatatatatatatatatattatatgcaatattgaaattctactctatcataatctaagtatatatgtgtgtgaaactctctcccaaaaacttaaactcTAACCCTTACTCTTCATACTCCATAAACATTTATATTTATGGAGTGATCATCATACTAAGGGTGTGCAATAGATATATCTTAATATTAAAATAGGAACCTAAGTtactatatttaagttttgcaATTTCCTAATTTACATAGCAAAAATCCCAGAGCCCAAAAATAATCTTGTGGGCTATTTCATTTATAGAAGGGAAAGAATAAGATTTCCTATCCAATAAAAGATGGGTTAGTAGAATTACGCATCCAAAAGATGTAGAAGTGGAGCTGCATTGGGTGTTAGCCCATGATTGTTATGGGCTTCGTTTTTGTTCTTTCTACCCGAAAGATTATTATGAGAGCATTTTCAATGGTCTATGTAAACCTAAAATTCTCTTTAATAAagagtaaaatccaaaaaaagctCTCCAATGGACTCTCTatactaagattttttttttggcttatgaaCAGTAGCTTATCAAGtctgatgagctactgttcattcttcaaatgattttttcctattataataattaagtgttgaataaaaaaatgttggaagatgtgtagttgttaaaaaagaataaataatgaataaagaaataatatttaaatgagataaagaatatgatagagaatctgttagaaatgtatttgaaaaaatgagtaattaaaaagtaaaaatattaccgtacattctttaaataatataaaaatttgaaggtTCGGCTGGAAATGCTCTTAGACTCTAAAATGTAATTTGCCGATAGCCCAGTCTCGGCTTATTTCGATTtcaaagttttttgtttttttccttacCCATGTCCCAACCCAAGTACAATCATTGATTAGAACGTACACAAGCTGTATCAATTTTGCCATTCAAATCCCAACAGCATAATCAATGAAtgaatgatcaaaataccctaGGAGGGGTGGCCCAGTTGGGAGAGATCCCACATGCAAGCATAAGGTCCCTTGTTCGAGTCGTGGCGGGTATCGTGTGGGAGGAGGGTTTCCTAGCTTGCATTGTGCCTTTCTTGTTGGCTCTCTTGGGGTGCTAGGGTGAGGTCTGTGACGTCCCGGTCACAGTAGTTATGGCTCAATCCAACATTCCCTAACGGGGGATGCCGCTATTAGGTCACGCCCTGGGGGGTTAGTCACAAATGGTCGCCCCCATCCCCCcttttattcagcaaaaaaaaaaaaaaaaaaaaaaaaaaaaaaaggaatgatcAAAATACAATGAAAGGTCCTTTGGACAAACGTGTTCAGAGCAAATATTAATAGAATCTTGTTAAAGggtgtttttaaaataattattaataaattattttttaaaaattttgatgctattaaaaaatatataaaaaataatcaaaaaaattaacaacttttttcttatctcataatttttttaaaatattttataaaccaatattatttatttatttttgcataatataaatcaatattcttaagatatttaaaaataacctagtttatctaaattttgaatctttttaattAATCCATAAGACGATCACGATAGTTATCTATCAGATATACTTGGTAATCGTCATTTATACTTTTATagtattttgtattatttggcACCATTATCCCCCCAATGTAGTGGCCTGCCTTGATTGCACTTTCtagaagactttttttttttttttttagaagactaGGATAACATTAACTGCACTCTATGCACAATTTTGTATTATATAAGTCTTGTTGAGCCTGTCGCTCGAACTACTTCTTTCTAAGTGTTGAGATAAAAACTCTCACCATCAAACCACAACCTTGTGTGGTTTTTATTTTCACTCCtatgtaaaaaagtttgtttctAGAGGCACAAACTCATGacccaaataatataaaatatacaaatcAAATCAGCAAACATAGTGCTTAGCACAAAGatcattccaatttttttaaaaaaattaattaaaagctGAAATTAGGAACACATTGCGTTCATGCTTCATGCTTGAGCTCATGGTAAGCAGGACACAGATAATTTGTGCAAATTCTGTTGACCCATCGCACATTCTCCACCAATAGTATAGGTGGACTATAGACCAAACAAATCACGTTCATGCCAAATTCACATTACAAAACAGACCCTTTCTTGTCCTACATGAAGTGGGCTTATTTTCCTCCAATGCCTTCAATCCACGTGTCAAACACATGGACAACCTCTGTGTCCCCAAGTGATTTGTGCACGCACGTTTCTTCTGGCGACATTGTTGTCAAAGTCAACATTGCCCTCATCATCAAAGGAAAGAACTCCATTATTTTAGGGACAAAATAGTCATTTCGTTCATCAATTGCCCCAAAAAACTGACCCTTTTAAATTTAATACTCGTACTAGGTAGTCGGAATAGTTGCTCAGTACAGCTCTGTAATTAGCGGTTGTATATTAACTCTACTCTCTGTTCTAAACTCAGAGTTCACACACCTCTCTGTTCTCTCAGgcaaagaaaaacccaaatctaCACTGAAAAAATGGCCTTTGTGTCACAGTTAAGCCAATTCACTCTCTCAGCGGTCACTCCAAAAACCCAATTCACTCCCAGAGCTTCAGTTTTTGCGCCAAATTCTGTTAAAATCGGAGCAAAACGTGTCGAGAAAACCCGAATTTGGACCGGGGAATTGGTCCGGGAGAGGCCGACTTTCCGGGTCAGAGCGGGGAGCGAAGAGGAGTTGGGTCCTGAGAAGGAGGAGGGGCCTGCGGTGGCGGTGGCGGAGGTAGAGGAGGAGGTGAAGACGGTGGAGCCAAGCGAGATCGATAGGCTGAAGAAGGCTTTGGTGACCTCGTTTTACGGGACTAACCGAGGGCTAAGTGCGACGAGCGAGACAAGAGCCGAGATTATCGAGCTTATCACGCAGCTGGAGGCGAAAAATCCCACCCCTGCACCCACCGAGGCCTTGACTCTTCTCAATGGAAAATGGATTCTCGCGTAAGTGTTTGTTTACACTGTTCGAACTCTCAGGATTACCTGCTCTGATAATATCATATATGAACATGTGCAGCAAAAGCTTAAAAGTTATAGGAAATTCTGAAACTTTGTTTAATTGGATCTTAGTAGAGAATTAACTTGCTTGCTTGGTTCAGTTGGTGTTTTTCACCTTTGGAAAtggaaaatttcataaaattttaggagttctaGATCTGATAGTAAAAAAGGGGATAATATCATTCGATGAATCTTGTTTGGAaactaagaaatttttttgttggtggAGTGGTGTATTAGACTATTAGTATATGAGTTCTTCTATGGTCATaatctcacaagtcacaacatttttaccaaaaaaaaaatgaggtgtTAGTCTAAcctaagttaaaataaaataagaaagattATACCCGGATCCAACATAAATCAAACAAGGTTGTTCTGAAAATgtaatgagatttttgttgtgcCTATAAACTTTCTCTATACTATAGTAATTGCTTAGTAAGATTCTTGTAGAGTAAGAAtatttttgtagaaagcatTCCAGTAGGTGTTCATGATTCAACTGGCAATATGAGATTGTATTTGAGTTTGATCTTTTACTCCTTGATTAATGCCAATGGGCTCTAGTTAAACGGCACTCCCGATCAAATAATGATTAAATCATTAAACTCATAATTTTCTAATAGCTTAAGTTTTGGGGGTAATCAGTAGTGAAAACAAAGATATAAACAATGAGATTTGAAAGAAATATGTTCAGATGACATAGTTGAGACAAGAGCCGCATGTTCTACTACAGTGAAACTAAGCGACTCACTAAAGGCAAAATTTATGAAGTTTTGACTAGACATCCATTTGAACTACAATTGTTTAAGGTAGAAAAGACTTAGAAAAGAAAGACAAGACATCGGTTTGTACTACAATTATTTAATGTAGAATAGACTTCTTATATGTACTTGTTAGTGTTAGAAGACAGACAGGAATCCAACTCTAGGCTGTTTGTGACTTGTGATGATCAAGTTGCTTAGTAATTTGGTTTGGCCCCCTTCATGGAATTCAGACATCCACTAAAGCTAAAATCCACAGGACTTGGGTTGCGTACAAACTTTGTAGCCAGTATCAAAAtgatcaacccaagaatggtgCATCTTTACACTCATCTAGTTCTTGTTATCTGAGGCATGCATACTTGCATAGAGGTCTCTAGATCTGGTAATGTTTTTACATATGGCATTCCgctatttttaaattatatgtcTGGCACAGATAATTAATTTAAagcaaaacctaaaaaatttgatttgaccAAGGgtcttgtagctgaattggcacctccctatgcacaaagtgcttggggtcTAAGGGAGAAGGGTTCGAGATGTAGGgttagcagcatattgtaattatctctcaaaaaaaaaaaaaatttggtatgACGTTGTTGCTTAATGTGTTAGCTATTTGCTGAGAAATGGGTTGTAGTTATCCTTGGAAGTTGATGTATAGCAACAGTTAATATCAGAAATATATCATGAAACAacaagatttgtttttttttctcataagagTTCTCATATTTCTTCTTCTAGTACTTATGAGAATAGTCATGTACatgttgaatttgaattttttgtgtGGAGCAGGTACACATCTTTTGCAGGTTTATTCCCATTGTTGTCGAGGGGTACACTGCCCTTAGTGACGGTAGAAGAAATATCACAGATAATTGACTCAGAAAATTTTACGGTCCAGAATATTGTCCAATTTTCCGGGCCATTGGCTACAACTTCAATTAGTACAAGTGCCAAGTTTGAAGTCCGAAGTCCAAAGCGTGTGCAGGTTTTATTTTCGTTTCTTTTAATGTTATCCTTTCTCATCAATCACTAATTATGCCTAGAAGTCCAGCAATCTAAAGCTATAGATTATTTCTTGCATATATGGTTCAAATCTCTGTTAAGGACCCCACATTAAAGGGggcaaaacaaaattatattccAAGTACCTTCTGCATTCAGAGATTCTCTTTGGCCATGTTGTTCTATCACACCTTAGAGAACTTTGAAGCTTTGGATTTAGCTCTAAACTAtccctttcccttttttttttcctccctctaTTCAGATCAAATTTGAAGAAGGTATCATTGGGACTCCCCAATTAACTGACTCCATAGTGATACCCGAAAATGTGGAATTTTTGGGGCAAAAGATTGACTTTACACCCTTCAAGGGCTTAATCAACTCTGTTCAAGACACAGCTTCATCTGTTGCAAAGACCATTTCCCGCCAACCACCATTGAAGTTCTCTTTCTCAAACAGCAATGCTGAATCATGGTTACTTACCACATACCTTGATGAAGAACTTCGAATTTCAAGGGGAGATGGTGGCAGTGTGTATGTTCTCATCAAGGAAGGCAGCTCCCTCTTGACAGCCTGAGCAAACTTAAATAGTCTTTTATAATTTCTTATAAGGATACTGCCTCAACAAAGGCATTTTATGTAATAAATCTATGGTGATGAATGTAGACTGGATCTCTGATATGGTGTTTGTAAAGATATGAAAGAGTATATCTCTAACTTAAATTGGCTTTCAATCTTAGGTCATTCTAACGGCATGCACACCCTCTGCTAACGTATGACTTTTCCTGGCCTTAGAGCATTGTTTTGCATTTGATGGGAGTCAGTTACGTATCTGCTATTTTTTAATTCTATGATTTTGtgaaaactattattttattgacATTGGGACTAGGGGTTTAGAAAAAATGGCTTAATACCAGACCTAAACTGACCGCGGTCATTGCACCACTAACCATGGTGGAGGTGCAAAAACTAGATGCGGTgcggttttgttttgtttttagaaaaccACACTGCACCGGCACAcctaataatatgatataatttttttttttaattttatatatttaatatatacttctcagaaattgaaaattactaaaaactTTAGCAATTAAAAACCCTTTCACAACTACAATCCCGTTGGGCCATTCTAAATCAGCctaaaacaaagggaaaaagatAGTATAAAGATCTTTGGGCCCAAGATGGGAATAAAAGGCCCGACACAGAACCAGCACAACGGCACCAAATTGCACGGTCTAAAACCGTACCATTGTCATAGAATCGCAGAGTCTAAAACCTTAGCAAATCACCAAGTGACCGATCAATTTATGGTGAGGGGCACCAAATCACGCGCATGGTATACACCCCTCGGGGTGTGATGATAAATATGATTATTAAAGGTTACACAATTACACACTTATGATTATTTACTCAATACTAAAGAAATCAATAACTTGTTATCTTATTAGATTTTGACTAAAGAAATCAAAAATAATTGTATCAATGCTCAATAGATTTTGACTCTATAAGATCATTACTATGAACTCCTAAAGTGAAAGTTTAATCAGGAatctaaattaaattctaattagattttaattttgtgtcaagcgtctttttaattatcttattagattttgttgttgttgttgttgaggaTCTCCTATTAGAATTCCTTGAATAACTTGTTATAGAGTTATTTGATGATCCATGACTCAAAAGTTTATTGAACGGTTTTTGCATTCTgtataatgttttttattttttatttatttttattttatagataaattacaaatttagtCTTTATCCTTTTCACGaaatgtcaatttggtccctaacattTCAAATGCGTCAATTTAATCCATAACCTTTTGTTATTGGGTGAAATTAGTCCCTACTGTTAAGTGATAGATagaaaatgctgacatggctaataaccaaaataaaaaataattttatgccaAATCAGAATGTTAAGTGTATGCCTtcctaagatttttttttaaaaaaaattattattatataaaaaaaaaaagcttaataaAGGTCTCACATTGGGATCAAAATCCCTGAATCAATCATGCCCCATGGTCCCATCCGCAATTTGCTACACATTTTAGTCCAAAGAGGAGAATGTGAATCTTGAAAACATATTTAGCATATATGCTCAAACAATGCTAGACAAGCTCACGCTTGGAGAGATCTGGGACATGAAAGAAGGGAATTGAGTAGCAGTTGACTTCTTTGGATGGTTATGATCAGAGCCCTTCTATAAAACTCTTTTATCTCCAACTTAAATGTTTGCTTTTACAGGATTTTTACTCTACAAGGTATGGGTACCTGTGGGTGTGGGTGGGGCTTGTAGGTTTGCATCTAAGCTGGAGTGGATAGCTTGGTATGTCTTGGCCAATGATGAGGATGGTATTGTTATGCTGAATCTATCACGCCCCCAACCCCAATGAACCAAATGACATCGTTCTCTACCTTGGTCTATTGAATTCCTTTGTTAATGACATAAAGCATCCTCTAAACTCCTTTTGCCAGGGCTTCTCTTTTGCCTACTTTTGAACTACTTTTGCAAGAATTTCTCTTTTGTAAGGTATGTGAAATTTTTGAGGCTTCATTGTTCATAGACATGGCAAACAGTTGGGTTAGGTCGGGCCAGTTCATTTGGGTTGCAGGCCAAAATGGGCCAGGTAAAAAGCAGGCCATTTTAAACAGGTTGAAAATGGGTCTGGTAGAGaagtttgagtaatattgtttaaaatgatgtgaaaatgtggtttaaaaagtgttgtcaAAAATACGTATTTATAGTAttcataaagagaaaaatgtgtttggtaatGTATTTCAAATAGATATTTTGGTGTTTAGAAATATGAAGTTGTGTGTTTGGTacgtgtttttattttattttatttttttataaaaaaactgCCACCAATACTGTTTTGGTTTGATTACACATCAAAGGAAGACAACACACACAACGGTCCAAAATCTCACACCACACAAATTCTACTAGATACCTAGAGTTTATGTTGGGTGAGCCCAGAGTGTTGGACTCTCATGTgaaacacaaactcaaacaaCACATATTCTGAATCACGTACCAAACACATATTTCAGCATGGGGCCCACTTGTTTGAGTGTTTAAATAGCAAACAACATTGCTAAAGATGGGGTACCAAACGGGCCTTGATTGatcaaaatacaaagaaatgaCCATGCTTATTTAAGTTTAATCCCAGTTCACTTTTTGTTATCTATCATGTAATGAGCTTGCTCATCATTTAGCTTGTTGGGCGTGTATTTCTCCAACTTGGGGTCCCCAAcctatctctttcatctttctgTAGGAAATTTATTAGATACTTCGGGAGTATACTTTCCCCTGCTCACATGAGGATAGGTTCTATAGTGGGTGAGACCCACCCTTATGTGAGAGGGAGGGAGTATGCTTTCGAAGTACCCAATAATAACCCTTTTTTTCTTGAGTCTTTTGTAAGGAAGTTGATGaattagttcttttttttttttttggggtctgGGCCTCCTTACTTAtcagtaaaaaagaaaaggtttaaTCCTAGTTTAATCCCCTGCGTTGATTGCATTTTCTAGAAGACTAGAACAACATTAACTGCATTGTAACCTCTTAACACATTTTTTTCCCACTCCTATGTAAcaccttttgttttcttttgctaAGTTCACTCCTAtgtaaccttttttttccccaaggAATACTTCGATGTAACTCAAAATACTAGAAttggaaacttaaaaaaaaaaaaaaaaaaaaaaacctgttcCACCCTCATGtcctaaaaatataaaatacacaaattaaatcaaatcaacataaacttacaagttacaattgactcaaaaaaatttaaggtcCAGAATATTGTCTAATTTGCTGGGCCATTGGCTACAACTTCAATTAGTACCAATGCCAAGTTTGAAGTTCGAAGactcttcccaaaaaaaaaaaaaagtttgaagtcCGAAGTCCAAAGGATATGTAggttttatatttgtttcttttaatgTTATCCTTTCTCATCATGATCAATTACTAATTATGCCTACAAGTCCAGCAATTAaatcttttattccttttttgaATGTATTATGCTATGCCACTCTTGCTTTTGATGGAGCTCTTGTTTTTTCAATGGGGTTTTTGGTGAGCTTACTGGGTTATTTTGAGGCTGTTTAGGATTGTTTTTCTAAGTTTCCTAGTGGCATTTTGTCAGTTTTTCAATGGGTTTGCAGAGACATTTTTCTGGGATTTTGGATTGTGTTGGTTTTTTGGTGGGGTTTGGCTGGTTTTTGGAGGCTATTTTCTAGGTTTTTGACCAACTTTCTTGTAAGAGATAATATGGATCAACATTACAAAAAGAAGCCCAATTATGTAGGATGCTTTCCTATAGGGGTGTAATCGGTTCGGTTTGGCGTTTTCTTAGTGTTTGGCCAACCGAAACCAAAATTCTTGGTTTGTGAAGTTCTCAACTGAAACCGACCGAAATAATTGgaaatttttagttttggttttatttcgGTTTCGGttggttttcattttttgggcCTTGGGTTTGGAGCTGTTGAAtgaagaaaatcaagaaagaaaagggaagagagagagagaagaatcatATCGATGATCAAAAGAAGTATAGAATGAAGCCTCAAGCCGATGATcaaaagagagtgagagtgaaagAAAAGAGGGAGGCCGGCGTGTGGAGGCTAGTGATAGAGGGAGCA encodes:
- the LOC115992194 gene encoding plastid-lipid-associated protein, chloroplastic-like, yielding MAFVSQLSQFTLSAVTPKTQFTPRASVFAPNSVKIGAKRVEKTRIWTGELVRERPTFRVRAGSEEELGPEKEEGPAVAVAEVEEEVKTVEPSEIDRLKKALVTSFYGTNRGLSATSETRAEIIELITQLEAKNPTPAPTEALTLLNGKWILAYTSFAGLFPLLSRGTLPLVTVEEISQIIDSENFTVQNIVQFSGPLATTSISTSAKFEVRSPKRVQIKFEEGIIGTPQLTDSIVIPENVEFLGQKIDFTPFKGLINSVQDTASSVAKTISRQPPLKFSFSNSNAESWLLTTYLDEELRISRGDGGSVYVLIKEGSSLLTA